In Glycine max cultivar Williams 82 chromosome 4, Glycine_max_v4.0, whole genome shotgun sequence, the genomic stretch CTGGACCAGTTCCTGAAGTCGAAGCAGTACTACCACCGGCTAGGCCGCGTTTGGAAGCGGAGCTACCTCCTCTACGGCGCGCCTGGCACCGGAAAATCCTCCTTCGTCGCCGCGATGGCGAAGTTCCTCTGCTACGACGTCTACGACGTGGACGTTTCGAAGTTCACCGATGGCGCCGATTGGAAGGTGATGCTGATGCAGACGACGGCGAAGTCTCTGATCGTGATCGAAGACCTAGATCGCTTGCTGACGGAGAAGTCAAAGTCAAACACAACGAGCTTATCGAGCGTGTTGAACTTCATGGACGGAATCGTATCGTGCTGCGGAGAAGAGCGCGTGATGGTGTTCACGATGAACGAAACTAAAGAGGAGGTTGATCAAGCGGTTCTGAGGCCTGGGAGGATTGACGTGCACATACACTTCCCCTTATGTGATTTCTCCACCTTTAAGATTCTCGCGAGTAGTTACTTAGGGTTGAAGGAGCACAAGCTTTTCCCTCAGGTTGAGGAGGTTTTTCAGACCGGGGCCCGGCTCAGCCCGGCCGAGCTTGGTGAGATTATGATATCGAACCGGAATTCGCCCACGCGGGCCTTGAAAACCGTTATTTCGGCCCTGCAGGTGCAATCCAACGGCCCGAGAGAGGGACAGAGGTTGAGCCATAGCGGGTCGGGTCGGAATAGCGATGATAACGAACCGGGTGCGGTTATATGTAGGGAGAGTGTTCACACGGTGAGGGAGTTCCGGAAGCTGTATGGGCTTTTGCGTTTGGGAAGTAGGAGGAAGGAGGAGTCTTATTCGGGGCCCATAGAGAAAGAGCCTCCACGTATTGAGAGTCGGGTCGGATATAACTAATCgggttttctttccttttattatttttttaaatgtaaagttGCTTGCCcgagttttattttttgtttttccgtTAGAAATTATATTATTGTAACTACACAGAAAGATAATGGTAGGTCGGTAAGGTCGATGCAACTACACCTCACATTCTTGTTTAGTCCGTTGATAAGAACAGATATTAAATGCATCACTTATTCTTTAAATTTCTTTCTACGGTCAACAttcttttatttactttcatttGGGTCAATAGGTTGATTTTTCTACCACAAAAGCAAGATTCCTCTTGCGAGATGAAGCATTTAGGAATTAGGATTCATTGACTGGAATAACTGGGACTATTCCATTGGAGACCATGGAATTTGGGATACGCGTTCTTAATTCGACATTATTAAATTTGTGACTTATGGTGATGGAGAACAAGCATGATCTCTTTTGACCACAAAAATATAGAGAGATCGACTTGGATGGGGGTTAGATATGGGCCAATTCGTGTGAATTATTTAAATCaacaacataaattaattagGGCTGCGTTTGCTTCAAAGGTGGAGCATATCCTGATAATTGAGGAGGATAGGTCCTACTCGGAACTCATATTAATTGTAACCATAGAAGAAGATAGaccaaaaatatttctataacCTGGCGGGAACAAAACAAGTTTTGCAACCCTAATGTTTGCTTGTTGACTGCTCCATTTCATTCCATTAGCTGGCTGGCTTTAGGCTGGACTATTGGAGCATCCAAAACCAAAACAAGGCAAGAAGCCAAGAACTATATTCAGCATGTTAGGATTTGACCAAAACATTCAAACAAAACCTAAATCCAAACCGTGAAATGAGGGCCATACTTCATATTGGTACGAGTGTATTTCAATAgttagtcaatttttttatgtccTGATCCGAGGTCTAAGCGTAAGTAGTCAATGCAATAAGTATATTTCTCAAACGAGTTTCATCATTGTTTAAgaaaaacagaataaaaaaaatatgtatatttttgccTATAGAGTGAAATTTTGACTTGGAGGGAATGAATTAgattaataattgtataattatgTAATACTACTAAAACACGGATTCATCATTGTTGATATTACTTGTAGTGTTTAATTTGATTACTTTGATAAATTACACACGGCATGCATGATTTCGTATTTAAGAAATTGATGCAAAATAACCTAAGAAAATTGACACAtatatttggataaaaataaaatggtttTTTGATAGTGTATTTTTTAGAGAACatgttaaagaataaaaaactaactataagcttttaatatttcaaaaattaaaatattgtagACAGAATAATTAATGAGTTAATACACCAAATAACTGATTTATTGTGcagtaaaaaatactaattttttcaGAAAGACTAATTATCCAATTATATCATATCATTGTCAACAAACACCACCAAGTATATTGATGAACTAACCttggattattttaatttaaccagATCGTATTtaaatcctaactatacatgtccatatatgttaaatattttaaaaaaagttttatcattcataataattatatttaactcaAATGAgattattttcaattcaatcaaacATACACTTAttctagattttaaaaaaaaatcattgtgatCAAATGAAtcctaaaattttaaagaaaaaagaaaaaggatgtTACCTCGTCATTTAACGACCTTAATAGCATTAGATTGGAAATAATCataatagtattttaaaaataataaattattgtaaaagaaaTCAAACTACTGTCTAATGAAGCATTGTTACGACATTTAATGACCTTAATAACTTACGCGGTATCTACGCGTGTTTGGCAGGATAATTAAGTAATTCACAAGTTAATTAACTAATGTATCTAACTTAAAATAAGTTATTACTAGTGTTTGattaaagtattttataaataggttatgtttttttaactattattttttttagtaagttAATTAAAGTAGCATATGATTTATATGTCaagaatttcacatttttttactaattccgtctccatttttttaaaagaatgaaaatatgtCAAATTTTCCTAACTAATATacttgtttttaataaattatagaacaaattataTTCACACTTCctgaatttttttgaattacacacgttatcactttttttttaattcatacacTAACCTCCGTTAATGTTTAAAGACAtcccttaatatatatatatagagatagAGGTAAGACATCCccttatatattatgttaacacttcataatgtttaaaataaagagagataTTTTGTATAATTGCTAAAAACCTCAATTTGTGTTAATGCAATTTGCTCTAGATTTACACGCGCATACTTAATTATTCCACATTTCTTTATGCTTTTTTTCTGACTAAATTTTTAGCTATTAATTGACTTTTAAATTCATGTAAAATAGAGTAAAAGGTTTTTAATGTATTTCAGGTCCAAGTTATACAAACACGgcatgttttaattaaaaaatcgaGGATGAAGGTAGTCGGTCCAATCACTCCAATCCAAACTTGTTTTATAAACTGACTAGTGAAGCCAGGCCTTCCCCTTCcaacccaacaaaaaaaaagtcttactATTTATCCCAACAAAATTGCTCTTGACCCCCTGTTAGTCAACAGCAATTACCAAAACTATCCTTTTTCATCCCACTTTGTACATATGTTgcatgtatttttgttttgttttcatggTCAAAACAAATTATGATTCTACTGTGCAAAAATTCACACtcttgttgtatatttttttcaaagaaaaaaatattaaacaaaagtATGATTCCGTTTAGATTTTGTtcatagaaaaaagaaatatacactTTCATTgtacattattttctctgaaaaaaAACTAACCAGAAGTATGATTCCGTTGTACAGGTTGTGTACAAAAATTACACTTTCATAGTACTATCATGTTTGTGAAGGGTAATCTTAGGATTTTAAGGGATTGTAGGGGCCAATAGAAacttcctaaaaaaaatatggacaTCCACAATCAAAGTATATCTCTCTTTAACaagggaaaagaagaaaaaagtgagtAGAAAAAACCCTGAGGCAATCTCAAGGTATTTTATAACACAAagatgtaaatatttattgtatttgtaatttaaagtttttaaaaatatatagttgtttaattttaagtatGTGTGTGTATTTATTTGATGAACATTGTTATACAGTGGATTTTACTTCACATTTtagatattttgaaattaatagttataagttataacttttaggaGCCAATAACTCTAATTACgttaattataaaagaaaaaataaataaatcatagaAACCACTCTTAAAGTTTTGTGAAATTACATAAACACATTTGGGCTCTAATGGTCAACATAGAGTACTTGTGGATGATAATTGCTTCCGCTTACCATGTGAAAGAGACACATACTTCATGGGGAGAATATTGGAGTACAAGTGAGAGGTACATCATGTAAGAAATATAAAagttgagcaccatataagtgagaagAAGACCTCTAAACTTAAGCCTTGTTTTGGGTTAAAGTGTGGTTTCGAGTTCACTTATATGATTGTTTATAACTCATCGGTATAAATCTCTCTGGTGTTTATCTTTCTTGATTCTCCAACAATTATTATTAGAGTCGATGGTTCGAATTGATGACTGACTAAAACAAGTAAGATGAGGGCGAATGAAACATGGGCATAGAGATTCCTTGTATTGAAAGTCTTCCCGTTGGTGAGTCCATGCACAGAGGACAAGTTGTGGGTCCTACAAGTGTTACAGCGGTACAAGGTACTAGAACATGTTGGTGACAATGATTAGATGAGTTGGGGCAACCACATTTAAGCTCTAAGAGAAATCATTGAATACTTGTGGATTGAAAATAACTTCTGCTGAAGAAAATAATTACCATGTGaaagagactcacacttgaggaGAAGATTGTTGGAGTTCAAGTGT encodes the following:
- the LOC100797983 gene encoding AAA-ATPase At2g46620 — protein: MISQISMLSLFFFLFSSFLIVFFFRKTSALHILNQWFLSFENRLHLHQSFKIPRYNLHSLDNSLYRKILTYLDSLPSVEDSDYTNLFSGPNPSDIFLHLDPNHTVHDTFLGARLSWTNASGDALVLRLKKKDKRRVFRQYFQHILSVADEIEQRRKKDVKLYVNSDSGEWRSAPFTHPASFETVAMDAELKNKVKSDLDQFLKSKQYYHRLGRVWKRSYLLYGAPGTGKSSFVAAMAKFLCYDVYDVDVSKFTDGADWKVMLMQTTAKSLIVIEDLDRLLTEKSKSNTTSLSSVLNFMDGIVSCCGEERVMVFTMNETKEEVDQAVLRPGRIDVHIHFPLCDFSTFKILASSYLGLKEHKLFPQVEEVFQTGARLSPAELGEIMISNRNSPTRALKTVISALQVQSNGPREGQRLSHSGSGRNSDDNEPGAVICRESVHTVREFRKLYGLLRLGSRRKEESYSGPIEKEPPRIESRVGYN